A portion of the Acidihalobacter yilgarnensis genome contains these proteins:
- a CDS encoding porin family protein, with protein sequence MLLALPVSALAMPAPYAGETPWTGAYIGAHAGINQSSASGLNTENSLAAGVSGGYRLALANPTASPIIIGGDVFADLNAQATHNANVSYGSNVVGVDLMAGYPLGDNQALLPYVKVGLGNLQATGDLGGNDIGGRLGIGLKYHLRPRLSIGAQWMSQDANNINNDNFTVGVDYTLPMG encoded by the coding sequence ATGCTGCTGGCGTTGCCCGTGTCGGCGCTGGCGATGCCGGCGCCGTATGCCGGGGAAACGCCGTGGACTGGCGCCTACATCGGCGCGCACGCGGGCATTAACCAGTCGAGCGCGTCCGGTCTCAACACCGAAAATTCGCTGGCCGCTGGCGTTTCCGGCGGCTATCGCCTGGCGCTGGCCAATCCCACCGCGTCGCCGATCATCATCGGCGGTGATGTCTTTGCCGACCTCAATGCGCAGGCCACGCACAACGCGAATGTCAGCTATGGCTCCAACGTGGTCGGCGTCGACCTGATGGCGGGTTATCCGCTGGGCGATAATCAGGCGCTGCTGCCTTATGTCAAAGTCGGCCTGGGCAATCTGCAGGCGACGGGCGATCTCGGCGGCAACGACATCGGCGGTCGGCTGGGTATCGGGCTGAAATATCATCTGCGTCCGCGTCTCTCGATCGGCGCGCAGTGGATGTCGCAGGATGCCAACAACATCAACAACGACAACTTCACCGTCGGCGTCGATTACACCCTGCCGATGGGCTGA
- a CDS encoding ArsR/SmtB family transcription factor produces the protein MDCESNIAAVASLMADPTRAVMLVALLDGRALPAGELAYAAGVTAQTASTHLAKLLDGGVLEVEREGRHRYYRLAGAPIAEVLEQLAAIGRPCEVRRRPLNANASALQFARCCYNHLAGALGVSLAQGLMKKGLITPGTDKRILVTETGVAGFAAIGLDVTALRPTRLGIARQCLDWTERRHHLAGPLGIELLNILCVNGWLRRSKSSRAVSLTAAGRYELRRRFDVDTSQHGAVQTSR, from the coding sequence ATGGATTGTGAATCGAATATCGCGGCCGTGGCGTCGCTGATGGCCGACCCGACACGTGCCGTCATGTTGGTGGCGTTGCTTGATGGCCGCGCATTGCCTGCTGGTGAGCTGGCCTATGCGGCGGGCGTGACCGCACAGACAGCGAGTACCCATCTGGCCAAATTGCTCGATGGCGGTGTACTTGAGGTGGAGCGAGAGGGGCGGCATCGATATTACCGTCTGGCCGGCGCCCCAATCGCCGAGGTGCTTGAGCAGCTCGCGGCCATCGGTCGCCCGTGCGAGGTGCGTCGAAGACCCTTAAACGCGAATGCCAGCGCGCTGCAATTCGCCCGTTGCTGCTACAACCACCTTGCCGGTGCGTTGGGCGTGTCGCTCGCGCAGGGCTTAATGAAAAAGGGTTTGATAACGCCTGGCACCGACAAACGAATTCTCGTGACCGAGACCGGTGTCGCCGGCTTTGCGGCAATCGGGTTGGATGTCACCGCACTCAGGCCCACGCGGCTGGGGATTGCGCGGCAGTGTCTGGATTGGACCGAGCGTCGTCATCACCTGGCTGGCCCGCTCGGCATCGAATTGTTGAATATCCTGTGCGTGAATGGCTGGCTTCGACGGTCGAAATCTTCCCGTGCCGTCAGCCTGACAGCGGCGGGCCGCTACGAATTACGCCGCCGCTTTGATGTGGATACGAGCCAACACGGCGCGGTGCAAACATCACGCTGA
- a CDS encoding MFS transporter, whose protein sequence is MTLLTLCLAVLIAQIDTSVVNLALHSIGQYFHTDVSLLQWTVDGYNLTYAALLLTGGLLADLYGRRRLFMTGAAVFILASLICAGATSMSILLFGRVAAGLGAALLLPASLAIIRVCWPDPHARGRALGIWAACNGLALAIGPSLGGEMIHSFGWRSIFLLVVPIGLITLVLAVFSIPESSHPGGRHFDAGGQLSGAIALAALATAGIEFQNAPSLAAFSLAITAIAIAFFIRQESRRGEQALVPLALFTSPVFNGAMIATAAMTFGMYGVLFLLPLSWQKEGLLGPAGAGIALIPMALIFVLVSPFSGWLTERLGNRPVTSSGVGLIGCGLLLLAVTAHDESMIAAEVALILTGIGMGLATGPLMGVAVGAVSAARSGSAAALVNVARMSGATLGVAVLGSLFAIMGSNANGLSTAMAFGGGIQIAAAILAWRTTRPLPQQTG, encoded by the coding sequence ATGACATTACTGACGCTCTGTCTCGCCGTACTGATCGCGCAGATCGACACCTCGGTGGTGAACCTCGCATTGCACTCGATCGGGCAATATTTCCACACCGATGTATCGCTGCTTCAATGGACCGTGGATGGTTATAACCTGACCTACGCAGCCTTGCTACTGACTGGTGGATTGCTCGCCGATCTTTATGGAAGACGGCGTCTGTTCATGACCGGCGCTGCGGTTTTCATCCTCGCTTCGCTGATCTGCGCGGGCGCTACCAGCATGTCCATCCTGCTTTTCGGTCGCGTGGCGGCCGGACTCGGTGCCGCCCTGCTGCTACCTGCTTCGCTGGCAATCATTCGCGTTTGCTGGCCGGACCCCCACGCCCGTGGAAGGGCATTGGGCATCTGGGCCGCCTGCAATGGTTTGGCCCTGGCTATCGGGCCCAGCCTCGGCGGCGAGATGATTCACTCGTTTGGTTGGCGCAGCATATTTCTGCTGGTGGTGCCCATCGGGCTCATCACGTTGGTTCTGGCCGTCTTCAGCATCCCGGAATCATCTCATCCCGGCGGGCGACACTTCGACGCTGGTGGACAGCTTTCCGGGGCAATCGCACTGGCAGCACTGGCAACTGCCGGCATCGAATTTCAGAACGCCCCCTCTCTCGCGGCCTTCAGCCTTGCCATCACAGCGATTGCCATCGCATTTTTCATCCGCCAGGAATCGCGCCGAGGCGAGCAGGCGCTGGTGCCGCTGGCGCTGTTCACATCGCCTGTCTTCAATGGTGCCATGATTGCCACGGCGGCCATGACCTTTGGCATGTACGGCGTGCTCTTTCTTCTCCCACTGAGTTGGCAAAAAGAAGGACTCCTGGGGCCAGCCGGCGCGGGGATTGCCTTGATTCCGATGGCGCTCATTTTTGTGCTGGTTTCGCCTTTTTCCGGCTGGCTGACTGAACGGCTGGGCAACCGCCCGGTCACCAGCAGTGGTGTGGGTCTCATCGGATGCGGCCTGTTACTGCTTGCCGTCACTGCGCACGATGAATCGATGATCGCCGCCGAGGTCGCGCTCATCCTGACGGGTATCGGCATGGGATTGGCCACCGGCCCGTTGATGGGTGTCGCGGTGGGTGCGGTTTCGGCTGCACGTTCTGGCAGTGCTGCCGCGTTGGTCAATGTCGCCCGCATGAGCGGCGCCACCCTGGGAGTAGCCGTCCTCGGCAGTCTTTTCGCAATCATGGGTAGTAATGCCAACGGGTTGAGCACCGCCATGGCCTTCGGTGGCGGCATACAGATCGCGGCCGCCATCCTGGCTTGGCGCACCACACGACCGTTGCCACAGCAAACGGGCTGA
- a CDS encoding Smr/MutS family protein, whose protein sequence is MSRSRPPRRPAETAVVALDINGILDLHHFHPREVPDLVREYLRECHRRDIHEIRIVHGKGKGVLRAVVHDILAHDPNVIAYGPATDRSGWGATIVRLRTHQRAETAKPPADVPKPTPPGGFWGRLWPWRR, encoded by the coding sequence ATGAGCCGCAGTCGACCGCCTCGTCGTCCAGCGGAAACGGCTGTGGTCGCACTCGATATCAACGGGATTCTCGATCTGCATCATTTCCACCCACGCGAGGTACCCGATCTCGTGCGCGAATACCTACGCGAATGCCACCGACGCGACATCCATGAGATTCGCATCGTCCATGGCAAGGGTAAAGGTGTGCTGCGTGCCGTGGTCCATGACATCCTGGCGCACGACCCGAACGTGATCGCCTACGGCCCAGCCACCGACCGCAGCGGCTGGGGCGCGACCATCGTTCGTCTACGTACACATCAGCGAGCGGAAACGGCGAAGCCGCCGGCCGACGTGCCCAAACCTACGCCGCCCGGCGGCTTCTGGGGCCGCCTGTGGCCATGGCGTCGCTGA
- a CDS encoding Bax inhibitor-1 family protein, which yields MPAYSAPTRSLAAGSVIARTYGLLAASLAVTAATAEVGMRSPLAWEHPWLWMILAFGALLGIQFLRANRTLSLALLFIFSGLMGFSLGPVIAEFLRAPGGAAVVSQAAAGTAIDFAALSAYAWISRRDFNFLHGFLFTGLVIAVIGSIAGIFLHIELLHLVVAGVVLLVFSGLVLFDTSRLIHQRGVADPILLAVSLYLDVLNIFMALLQILGMTQMGRRN from the coding sequence ATGCCCGCTTATTCCGCTCCGACACGCAGCCTCGCCGCAGGGTCGGTCATCGCCCGTACCTACGGCCTGCTCGCTGCCAGCCTGGCAGTCACCGCGGCAACCGCGGAGGTCGGCATGCGTTCGCCGCTGGCCTGGGAACATCCCTGGTTATGGATGATTCTCGCCTTCGGCGCCCTACTCGGCATCCAGTTCCTGCGCGCCAACCGAACGCTGTCCCTGGCGCTGCTGTTCATATTCTCCGGATTGATGGGCTTTTCTCTGGGGCCGGTGATCGCCGAATTCCTGCGCGCGCCAGGCGGCGCCGCAGTGGTAAGCCAGGCCGCCGCAGGCACTGCCATCGACTTCGCCGCACTGTCTGCCTATGCTTGGATCTCACGCCGTGACTTCAACTTCCTGCACGGCTTCTTGTTCACTGGCCTCGTCATCGCGGTGATCGGCAGTATCGCCGGCATCTTTCTGCACATCGAATTGCTGCACTTGGTGGTCGCAGGCGTTGTCCTCCTCGTTTTTTCCGGTCTGGTCCTATTCGACACCAGCCGGCTGATCCATCAGCGCGGCGTGGCGGACCCGATTCTGCTCGCCGTGTCGCTTTACCTCGATGTCCTAAACATTTTCATGGCCCTGCTACAAATTCTCGGCATGACCCAGATGGGGCGGCGTAACTAG